The Chiloscyllium plagiosum isolate BGI_BamShark_2017 chromosome 40, ASM401019v2, whole genome shotgun sequence genome has a segment encoding these proteins:
- the stoml1 gene encoding LOW QUALITY PROTEIN: stomatin-like protein 1 (The sequence of the model RefSeq protein was modified relative to this genomic sequence to represent the inferred CDS: deleted 1 base in 1 codon), whose amino-acid sequence MACLFKKLASPLSGNTQTCPELVCSWILIVLTYLFMILTFPVTGWFVLKSVPKYERFVVFRLGRILGSKGPGMILLLPFIDRWQKVDLRSKTFIIAPFEAKCKDEAVINVGAEVQYHIWNPVLSVALVEDIDSTTAYTAQNVMRRLMHKETLAQIQEDKSKTGEQLAFEVNKKTKHWGMEVQRVDLILHSVVNRPEEDQPGSETSPPSSRLEKLPAPLRKLATQIMQNRRSPQSMHLSSRSSESEDSIQTPSVMTESEDLESDIISPDWILSKVKAFLSEDLVKQIGACYLFSVNQKDGTQNLYFLDLSRDSGKAGYGMPEGDPHVTLEVTEDTMQGLFSGDLKPFSAYMSGRIRVQGDLKLAMKLEDLIKKLNRDAAKRRTPSLPRTQPPKCHVLCFIYFCYFLCTIILFVVFMDW is encoded by the exons ATggcatgcctttttaaaaaacttgcctcCCCTCTTTCAGGCAATACTCAGACTTGTCCAGAGTTGGTGTGCAGTTGGATTCTGATCGTCCTTACTTATCTCTTTATGATCCTCACTTTTCCAGTCACAGGCTGGTTTGTGCTAAAG TCGGTGCCGAAGTATGAGCGGTTTGTGGTGTTCCGCTTAGGAAGAATTCTCGGCAGCAAGGGCCCTGGAATGATCCTCCTGTTGCCTTTCATTGACCGGTGGCAGAAAGTTGACCTCCGATCTAAAACTTTCATTATTGCACCATTTGAG GCAAAATGTAAAGATGAAGCCGTGATCAATGTAGGTGCAGAAGTGCAGTACCATATCTGGAATCCAGTCCTGTCTGTAGCATTAGTGGAGGATATTGACAGCACTACGGCTTACACTGCACAGAATGTAATGAGACGCTTGATGCATAAGGAAACCCTGGCACAAATCCAGGAGGACAAAAGTAAAACTGGAGAACAGTTAGCG TTTGAGGTCAACAAAAAAACCAAACACTGGGGTATGGAAGTGCAGAGGGTAGACCTGATTCTGCACAGCGTGGTAAACAGACCGGAAGAGGATCAACCAGGTTCTGAGACCTCTCCACCCAGCAGTCGATTAGAAAAACTTCCTGCTCCTCTACGGAAGTTGGCCACGCAAATAATGCAAAACAGACGATCTCCACAATCAATGCACCTTTCTTCACGTTCCAGTGAGAGCGAAG ACAGTATTCAGACCCCATCTGTAATGACTGAATCGGAAGATCTGGAGAGTGACATTATCAGTCCAGACTGGATACTTTCTAAAGTGAAAGCATTCCTTTCTGAGGACCTTGTGAAACAGATTGGAGCCTGTTACCTTTTCAGTGTTAACCAGAAGGATGGGACTCAGAATTTGTATTTTCTGGACCTTAGCAGAG ATTCTGGCAAAGCTGGCTATGGCATGCCTGAAGGAGACCCTCATGTCACTCTGGAAGTGACAGAAGACACCATGCAGGGTCTGTTCTCAGGGGACCTCAAGCCGTTTTCCGCCTACATGAGTGGACGGATACGCGTACAGGGTGATTTGAAACTCGCAATGAAGCTGGAGGATCTCATCAAGAAGCTGAATCGA GATGCAGCAAAAAGGCGCACACCCAGCCTGCCCCGGACACAGCCTCCTAAGTGTCACGTcttgtgttttatttatttttgttattttctcTGTACTATCAtattgtttgtagtttttatgGATTGGTAA